A section of the Oryza sativa Japonica Group chromosome 1, ASM3414082v1 genome encodes:
- the LOC4324422 gene encoding F-box/LRR-repeat protein At3g58900-like, with protein MCCVSPSPSASATSSRRGQIIAPDSPPSLRSYSDDSPPSTRAPAVHPEVEFEAKPAKRARVVPGGGGGGGGADAAAGDGRDRISDLPDAVLLSILSFLPFRDAGRTAVLSRRWRKLFDESLLDFNACQPFPPEEGRGCEWVIRSITDILAARPDVRIRSFRFVMYGQGFADHLADVDRWFRTLAHRGVRQLDVDMLYTVPAPLLPGSILEFSSLEILRVFNCNFLDLSLPVLRLPVLRTLDLSNVSMSQGFLQAMMSNCPSLECTKLKNITGLDKICVRSRNLVRLFGDFSYLKELVVEDAPNLEELVGIGLPLAAAKVKIVFAPKLRVLGYLGKSVRPLVIYDTVFDGGIVQFRTLMRSV; from the exons ATGTGTTGCGTGAGCCCTTCCCCTTCCGCCTCCGCGACCTCGTCGCGGCGGGGTCAGATCATCGCCCCGGACTCGCCGCCCTCCCTGCGATCGTACTCCGAcgactcgccgccgtcgacgcgggCCCCGGCCGTCCACCCTGAGGTGGAATTCGAAGCCAAGCCGGCCAAACGCGCTCGCGTGGttcccggtggcggcggcggcggtggcggcgccgatgcggcggccggagacGGCAGGGACCGCATCAGCGACCTTCCCGACGCCGTCCTTCTGTCGATCCTCTCTTTCCTCCCCTTCCGGGACGCCGGTCGCACGGCGGTGCTCTCCAGGCGGTGGCGGAAACTGTTCGACGAATCCCTGCTGGACTTCAACGCGTGCCAGCCGTTCCCGCCGGAGGAAGGCCGCGGCTGCGAGTGGGTCATCCGCTCCATCACCGACATCCTAGCAGCCCGCCCGGACGTCCGCATCCGCAGCTTCCGCTTCGTCATGTATGGGCAGGGGttcgcggaccacctcgccgacgTCGATCGCTGGTTCCGCACCCTAGCGCACCGCGGCGTCCGGCAGCTCGACGTCGACATGCTGTACACGGTCCCGGCACCGCTCCTCCCGGGTTCCATTCTCGAGTTCTCCTCCCTGGAAATCCTCAGGGTGTTCAACTGCAACTTCCTCGATCTTTCCCTGCCGGTGCTTCGGCTCCCCGTCCTCAGGACGCTCGACCTGTCCAACGTCTCCATGTCCCAGGGCTTCCTGCAGGCTATGATGTCCAACTGCCCATCGCTAGAGTGCACAAAGCTGAAGAACATCACCGGACTAGACAAGATATGCGTCCGATCGAGGAACCTGGTGCGCCTGTTCGGTGATTTCAGTTACCTGAAGGAGCTCGTCGTCGAGGACGCCCCCAACCTCGAAGAATTGGTGGGGATCGGCCTCCCGCTCGCTGCAGCGAAGGTCAAGATCGTCTTCGCGCCGAAGCTGCGGGTGCTGGGTTACTTGGGGAAGAGCGTCCGCCCGCTCGTGATATATGACACCGTGTTTGAT GGAGGCATCGTGCAATTTAGGACCCTGATGCGCAGCGTATAA
- the LOC4324423 gene encoding probable alpha,alpha-trehalose-phosphate synthase [UDP-forming] 7, producing the protein MFSRSYTNLVDLANGNLSALDYGGGGGGGGGGNGAGGRPPRARRMQRTMTTPGTLAELDEERAGSVTSDVPSSLASDRLIVVANTLPVRCERRPDGRGWSFCWDEDSLLLHLRDGLPDDMEVLYVGSLRADVPSAEQDDVAQALLDRFRCVPAFLPKDVLDRFYHGFCKQTLWPLFHYMLPFTSDHGGRFDRSQWEAYVLANKLFSQRVIEVLNPEDDYIWIHDYHLLALPSFLRRRFNRLRIGFFLHSPFPSSELYRSLPVRDEILKSLLNCDLIGFHTFDYARHFLSCCSRMLGIEYQSKRGYIGLDYFGRTVGIKIMPVGINMTQLQTQIRLPDLEWRVAELRKQFDGKTVMLGVDDMDIFKGINLKVLAFEQMLRTHPKWQRKAVLVQIANPRGGGGKDLEEIQAEIDESCRRINAQFSRPGYVPVVIINRALSSVERMAYYTVAECVVVTAVRDGMNLTPYEYIVCRQGFPDLDGSGDDGPRRKSMLVVSEFIGCSPSLSGAIRVNPWNIDTTAEAMNESIALSENEKQLRHEKHYRYVSSHDVAYWSKSYIHDLERSCRDHFRRRCWGIGLGFGFRVVALDRNFKKLTVDSIVTDYKNSKSRVILLDYDGTLVPQTTINRTPNESVVKIMNALCDDKKNVVFIVSGRGRDSLEKWFSPCQDLGIAAEHGYFMRWTRDEQWQLNNQCSEFGWMQMAKPVMNLYTEATDGSYIETKESALVWHHQDADPGFGSSQAKEMLDHLESVLANEPVCVKSGQQIVEVKPQGVSKGFVAEKILSTLTENKRQADFVLCIGDDRSDEDMFEGIADIMRRSIVDPQTSLYACTVGQKPSKAKYYLDDTNDVLNMLEALADASEETDSQEDAEEITSIPDPE; encoded by the exons ATGTTCTCGCGATCCTACACCAACCTGGTCGATCTCGCCAACGGCAACCTCTCCGCCCTGGACTATggtggcggagggggagggggcggcggcggcaacggggCCGGGGGCCGGCCGCCGCGGGCGAGGCGGATGCAGCGGACGATGACGACGCCCGGGACGCTGGCGGAGCTCGACGAGGAGCGGGCCGGGAGCGTCACCTCCGACGTGCCCTCGTCGCTCGCCAGCGACcgcctcatcgtcgtcgccaaCACCCTCCCCGTGCGCTGCGAGCGCCGCCCCGACGGGCGCGGGTGGAGCTTCTGCTGGGACGAggactccctcctcctccacctccgcgaCGGCCTCCCCGATGACATGGAGGTCCTCTACGTCGGCTCCCTCCGCGCCGACGTGCCGTCCGCCGAGCAGGACGACGTCGCGCAGGCGCTCCTCGACCGGTTCCGCTGCGTCCCGGCTTTCCTCCCCAAGGACGTCTTGGACAGATTCTACCATGGCTTCTGCAAGCAGACGCTGTGGCCGCTCTTCCACTACATGCTCCCCTTCACCTCCGACCATGGCGGCCGCTTCGATCGCTCCCAGTGGGAGGCATACGTCCTCGCCAACAAGCTCTTCTCCCAGCGCGTCATCGAGGTCCTCAACCCCGAGGATGACTACATCTGGATCCACGATTACCACCTCCTCGCCCTCCCGTCCTTCCTTCGCCGTCGGTTCAACAGGCTCCGCATCGGTTTCTTCCTGCACAGCCCGTTCCCTTCGTCGGAACTCTACCGTTCCCTCCCTGTTCGCGACGAGATCCTCAAATCACTGCTAAACTGCGATCTGATTGGGTTCCACACCTTTGATTACGCGCGGCATTTCCTGTCCTGCTGCAGCCGGATGCTGGGGATCGAGTACCAGTCGAAGAGGGGATATATCGGTCTCGATTACTTTGGCCGCACTGTTGGGATAAAGATCATGCCTGTTGGGATTAACATGACGCAGCTGCAGACGCAGATCCGGCTGCCTGATCTTGAGTGGCGTGTCGCCGAACTCCGGAAGCAGTTTGATGGGAAGACTGTCATGCTCGGTGTGGATGATATGGACATATTTAAGGGGATTAATCTGAAAGTTCTTGCGTTTGAGCAGATGCTGAGGACACACCCAAAATGGCAGCGCAAGGCAGTGTTGGTGCAGATTGCAAACCCAAGGGGTGGTGGTGGGAAGGACCTTGAAGAGATACAGGCTGAGATTGATGAGAGTTGCAGGAGGATAAATGCACAATTTTCACGGCCAGGATATGTTCCTGTGGTGATTATCAATAGAGCCCTTTCAAGTGTGGAGAGGATGGCTTATTATACCGTGGCAGAGTGTGTCGTTGTAACTGCAGTGAGGGATGGGATGAACCTCACACCATATGAGTATATTGTCTGTAGACAGGGATTTCCAGATTTGGATGGTTCTGGGGATGATGGGCCAAGGAGAAAGAGTATGTTAGTTGTGTCCGAATTCATTGGTTGCTCACCATCACTTAGTGGAGCAATTCGGGTAAACCCTTGGAACATTGATACAACAGCAGAGGCAATGAACGAGTCGATTGCTTTATCAGAGAACGAGAAGCAACTGCGGCATGAGAAGCATTACAGATATGTCAGCTCACATGATGTTGCCTATTGGTCCAAGAGCTATATTCATGATTTGGAGAGAAGCTGCAGGGACCATTTTAGGAGGAGGTGCTGGGGTATTGGACTAGGATTTGGATTTAGAGTAGTTGCTCTTGACCGCAACTTCAAAAAGCTTACTGTGGATTCTATCGTTACTGATTACAAGAATTCTAAGAGCAGGGTTATACTGCTAGACTACGATGGAACGCTAGTACCACAAACTACAATCAACAGGACTCCAAATGAAAGTGTTGTTAAAATCATGAATGCTCTTTGTGACGATAAGAAGAATGTTGTTTTTATTGTTAGTGGACGAGGAAGGGATAGCCTTGAGAAATGGTTTTCCCCTTGCCAGGATCTTGGCATTGCTGCCGAACATGGCTACTTTATGAG GTGGACCAGAGATGAGCAATGGCAATTGAATAACCAGTGCTCAGAATTTGGATGGATGCAGATGGCCAAGCCAGTTATGAACCTGTATACAGAAGCAACCGATGGATCATATATTGAAACCAAAGAGAGTGCTTTGGTCTGGCACCACCAAGATGCTGACCCTGGTTTTGGATCTTCACAAGCTAAAGAGATGCTAGATCATTTGGAAAGTGTTCTTGCTAATGAGCCTGTCTGTGTAAAGAGTGGCCAACAGATTGTGGAAGTGAAACCGCAG GGTGTCAGCAAAGGATTTGTTGCTGAGAAGATCCTATCAACGCTGACAGAGAACAAGAGACAGGCAGATTTTGTTCTCTGCATAGGCGATGATAGATCAGACGAGGATATGTTTGAAGGAATTGCTGATATCATGAGAAGGAGCATAGTTGATCCCCAAACATCATTATATGCGTGCACAGTCGGCCAGAAGCCAAGCAAGGCTAAGTACTATTTGGACGATACTAATGATGTTTTGAACATGCTTGAGGCGCTTGCAGATGCATCAGAGGAGACTGATTCACAGGAAGATGCAGAAGAGATAACATCTATCCCGGACCCGGAATAG
- the LOC136355816 gene encoding subtilisin-like protease SBT4.15 — protein MEIVIVAPSILLSLLLVLHSTAAARSAAMAPAAADELAPSALGPAADEHISDVYIVFVSRDDYVDSVDYDVRLLASVIGSASEAKTAMIYHYSGLGFAASLAPEQAERLSRKEGIAIFKDRMYHVEKEEDGRLPRFFEENV, from the exons ATGGAGATCGTGATCGTCGCTCCGTCCATTTTGCTTTCGCTTCTCCTCGTCCTTCactcaaccgccgccgcgcgctctgCTGCCAtggcccctgccgccgccgacgagctcgcgccctccgccttgggCCCTGCCGCCGACGAGCACATTTCGGACGTCTACATTGTCTTCGTTAGCCGCGACGACTACGTCGATTCGGTGGACTACGACGTCCGACTGCTCGCCTCCGTCATCGGAAG CGCATCGGAAGCAAAGACGGCGATGATCTACCACTACAGCGGCCTTGGGTTCGCGGCGAGCCTCGCACCAGAACAAGCTGAGAGGCTGTCAA GGAAGGAGGGCATTGCAATCTTCAAGGACAGGATGTACCATGtcgagaaggaagaagatggtCGCTTGCCTCGCTTCTTTGAAGAGAATGTCTGA
- the LOC4324421 gene encoding F-box/LRR-repeat protein At3g59200: MADDGGDGPPCDSDYISNLPENVLVTILSLLRLDEAARSTVLSTRWRHLFPYTLLDFRAYALGRDVVAAVNTILAAHPAARVRSFRTGLLYFPPEDDPSVEAWLRDLAGRGVKELSLSFRERWQKIPASLFACTSLKRLHASSCTFPDATQAPVPLAALAEIDLFGVNISEESLGALLSRCTALEHLRMRSMGWCHRIHVRSESLKTLCGCGDFDELLIEHAPNLEQVYGNYMYMRSTHLKVAHAPKLEFLGYLGMSFDTIEIGQSVFTEDDFDIKTLMPSLKTLAIELSYTSEGYINWFMQLLKLFPCLETLYIRSDTWSKVRAAAPGSWDVLRSVPCIDNHLERVVFEVYRGHEWQREMAKFLHGRARFLKAMEFHCQGDKGCSELLGEEWVREQQELLCLDSRASLDARFLFFKGALVNNHHDVSHHEWYKRKYYHYLYNV; encoded by the exons atggcggacgacggcggcgacggaccgCCGTGCGACTCCGACTACATCAGCAACCTCCCGGAAAACGTCCTGGTCACCATCCTGTCCCTCCTCAGGCTCGACGAAGCGGCGCGGTCCACCGTCCTCTCCACCCGCTGGCGCCACCTCTTCCCCTACACCCTCCTCGACTTCAGGGCCTACGCCCTCGGCcgcgacgtcgtcgccgccgtgaaCACCATCCTCGCCGCGCaccccgccgcgcgcgtccgCTCCTTCCGCACCGGCTTGCTCTACTTCCCGCCCGAGGACGACCCCTCCGTCGAGGCCTGGCTCCGGGACCTCGCTGGCCGCGGCGTCAAggagctctccctctccttccggGAGAGGTGGCAGAAGATCCCCGCGTCGCTCTTCGCCTGCACCTCCCTCAAGCGCCTCCACGCGAGCAGCTGCACCTTCCCGGACGCCACCCAGGCCCCcgtgccgctcgccgccctcgccgagaTCGATCTGTTCGGGGTCAACATATCCGAGGAatcgctcggcgccctgctgtCGCGGTGCACGGCGCTGGAACACCTGAGGATGCGGAGCATGGGCTGGTGCCACCGCATCCACGTCCGGTCTGAGAGCCTCAAGACCCTCTGCGGCTGCGGCGACTTCGATGAGCTCTTAATCGAACACGCTCCTAACCTCGAGCAGGTGTACGGCAACTACATGTACATGAGAAGCACACACCTCAAGGTCGCGCACGCACCGAAGCTGGAGTTCTTGGGCTACCTCGGCATGAGCTTCGACACGATTGAGATTGGGCAATCCGTTTTCACG GAAGATGATTTCGATATAAAGACCCTGATGCCAAGCCTGAAGACACTCGCTATCGAATTGAGCTACACGTCCGAGGGGTACATCAATTGGTTCATGCAGCTCCTCAAGCTGTTCCCTTGCCTAGAAACGCTCTACATCAGG TCAGACACTTGGTCCAAGGTCCGCGCCGCGGCACCGGGGTCCTGGGACGTGCTGAGATCTGTCCCCTGCATCGACAACCACCTTGAGAGGGTGGTGTTTGAGGTTTACCGGGGGCACGAGTGGCAGAGGGAGATGGCCAAGTTTCTCCACGGCAGGGCCAGGTTCCTCAAGGCCATGGAGTTCCACTGCCAGGGAGATAAAGGTTGCAGCGAGCTTTTGGGTGAAGAATGGGTCAGGGAGCAGCAGGAGCTACTGTGCCTCGACAGCCGGGCATCCTTGGACGCTCGTTTCCTCTTCTTCAAGGGCGCTCTGGTGAATAATCATCACGATGTTAGCCACCATGAGTGGTACAAGAGGAAGTACTATCATTACCTGTATAATGTCTAA